The genomic region CACCTTATCCGATTGGATATACGAACCACTATTACCAATCGCCATAATAATTCTACCCCAGTTCGCATCTGAGCCTGCAAATGCAGTTTTTACCAATGGCGACACGGCAATGGTTCGCCCTAATTCACGTGCTTGTGTCTCATTTTCTGCACCTGAAACTTCAATGGTAACAAACTTGGTCACACCTTCACCATCGCGTACAATCAATTGCGCTAGTTCAATAGCAACTTCGCTTAAAGCTTTCTCAAAAACTGTGATATCTTGAAGCTCTGTGTCACCTAAACCCAAACCTGATGATAATAAATACACCGTGTCATTGGTTGATGTATCACCGTCTACGCTAATGCTATTAAACGACTCATCAGTAACCCTTGATAATATATCCTGCAACACTTCCGCGCGAATTGGCGCATCGGTCGCCATAAAACCCAGCATAGTTGCCATATTAGGGTGAATCATGCCACTGCCCTTAGATACACCTGTAATCGTATACGTTTTGCCATTCGTCTCAAACTGACGTGAGGTATACTTAGCAAAAGTATCGGTAGTACGAATGGCTTCAGCAGCTTGCAGCCAATTGTCTTCTGCCAACGAACTTCCTGCCTCGTCAATCGCATCACGAATACGTTCGATAGGGAAAGGTTCACCAATCACACCTGTTGATGCAGACAACACTTGATATGATGAAACTTCTGCAACCTCAGCACCCAAATCAATCAACTGCTGTGACCACACCCGCTCCATCTCACCCACACCCGCATTGGCATTACCCGCATTGGCAACAATGGCACGGATATTGGTGGCATGTTCACGCACTGTTTGCTCACCCAAGTCTACACATGCCGCACGAAATGCATTCTGCGTAAATACTGCGGCTGCTTGCGCAGGCACATCAGCCACAATCAAAGTAACATCTTGGCGTTTACCTTTTAAGTCAGCTGATTTTACACCGCACGAAGCCGAACCAACCTTAAATCCAGGAACTGGAAGCGGCTTTTGCAAAGTATAAGGCAATACTGGCATGATTAACGCTTCTTACCGTGACACTGTTTATACTTTTTACCCGAACCACAAGGGCATGGGTCGTTACGTCCAATTTTTTCACCTTGGCGTTGGTATGTTTCAGTAACAGCTTCAGGTTCTTTATTCACAATATTGTATTTAATTTTTTCTGGTTCGGGTTGCGGCTCGGGTTCTTTGACTTCAACACGGAACAATGAAATCACAGTTTCTGTGCGAATTTTACCCAACATACTGCTAAACAACTCATATGATTCATGTTTGTATTCTTGAATTGGATTTTTTTGTGCATAACCACGCAAACCAACACTTTGACGCAGGTGATCCATCGCCAACAAGTGCTCTTTCCAATGATGATCAAGGATTTGCAATAGCAGCCATTTCTCAAAACCACGCATTTGCTCAGCACCCGTAGCTTCTTCTTTTTCAGCCAGATGCGCTTTTAGGGCTTCAACCAACTTGTTACGCATACCCTCTGCTGATTCAACATCATCGCTCTCAGCCCAAGCTTGCACATCAGCTTCAATGGTAAGTTTCTCAAGCAATGTTGTTTTTAAACCTTCAACATCCCAGTTATCTGGAATATCCGATAAAAACTCAGCAACAAGTTCATCCACATAGTCCAACATCATGTCTTCAATGACTTCTTGTACATCATCCAATTCAAGCAGTTCACGGCGTTGCGAGTAAATCACTTCACGTTGCTGGTTCATCACATCATCATACTCAAGCAGTTGTTTACGCATATCAAAGTTGCGTCCTTCCACTTTTTTCTGCGAGTTGGCAATGGCTTTACTTACCCAAGGATGCTCAATCACTTCCCCTTTATCAAAACCCATCTTGGTGAGCATGCCTTGCATTTTTTCACCACCAAAAATACGCATCAAGTCATCTTCAAGCGATAAGTAAAAACGGGTTGAACCTGGGTCACCTTGCCTACCCGCACGACCTCGAAGCTGGTTATCAATACGACGCGATTCATGACGCTCTGTACCAATAATATGCAAACCACCCAAAGCAATCACTTCATCATGCTCTTTTTGACAAGCCGCCTTGATTTCAGCTACTTTCTTCGCACGTTCTTCATCACTTAACTTATCCGACAACTGTGCAATCAGCATATTGGGATTACCACCCAACATAATATCTGTACCACGGCCTGCCATATTGGTGGCAATCGTGATAGCACCTTTACGACCTGCTTGCGATACAATTTCAGCTTCACGCTCATGGTGTTTGGCATTTAATACTTCATGTTTAATGCCTTTTTTCTTCAATACTTCCGAAAGCATTTCCGATTTTTCAATCGAAGTTGTACCCACCAATACAGGCGCTCCCGTATTGGATGTACCCACGATATCTTCTACAATGGCATTAAACTTATCTTCTTGATCACGGTAAATTAGGTCACTTAGATCCTTACGAATCATATCTCTATTGGTGGGCACAATCACCACTTCCAAATCATAGATTTTTTTGAATTCTTCAGCTTCTGTATCTGCCGTACCTGTCATGCCTGACAACGTATCATACATGCGGAAGAAGTTTTGGAATGTAATGGATGAAAGTGTTTGGTTCTCAGGCTGAATGGTGACCCCTTCTTTGGCTTCCAAGGCTTGATGTTGACCATCTGAATAACGACGACCCGCCATCATACGCCCAGTAAACTCATCAATAATCACCACTTCATTATCGCGCACAATATAATCTTTTTCACGGGTAAATAAGGTATGCGCTCTTAGACACTGGGTAGCAGCATGCAATAAATTAATGTTTTCAGGGTCGTATAAACTTCCCTCTTTAAGCGCACCAGCTTCACGATAAAGCTCTTCAATATGCTCCATTCCTTTTTCTGTATAAGAAACAGCTTTATCTTTTTCATCCAAATCATAATCATCAGCATCAAGTTGACGAATCAAAC from Ghiorsea bivora harbors:
- the secA gene encoding preprotein translocase subunit SecA; this encodes MLNFLTKMFGNRNERILKGLYPLVSKVNSLADETGKLSDEALMAKTDEFRARIEKGESLDDLLPEAFAVVREASDRVMGMRHFDSQVMGGIILHQGKIAEMKTGEGKTLTATLPVYLNALSGKGAHVVTVNDYLASRDAEEMGKLYSALGLTTGVIVSNMTHEDRQAAYAADITYGTNNEFGFDYLRDNMAFSVDDLVQRGYNFAIVDEVDSILIDEARTPLIISGPTEQAGELYTLTDGLIRQLDADDYDLDEKDKAVSYTEKGMEHIEELYREAGALKEGSLYDPENINLLHAATQCLRAHTLFTREKDYIVRDNEVVIIDEFTGRMMAGRRYSDGQHQALEAKEGVTIQPENQTLSSITFQNFFRMYDTLSGMTGTADTEAEEFKKIYDLEVVIVPTNRDMIRKDLSDLIYRDQEDKFNAIVEDIVGTSNTGAPVLVGTTSIEKSEMLSEVLKKKGIKHEVLNAKHHEREAEIVSQAGRKGAITIATNMAGRGTDIMLGGNPNMLIAQLSDKLSDEERAKKVAEIKAACQKEHDEVIALGGLHIIGTERHESRRIDNQLRGRAGRQGDPGSTRFYLSLEDDLMRIFGGEKMQGMLTKMGFDKGEVIEHPWVSKAIANSQKKVEGRNFDMRKQLLEYDDVMNQQREVIYSQRRELLELDDVQEVIEDMMLDYVDELVAEFLSDIPDNWDVEGLKTTLLEKLTIEADVQAWAESDDVESAEGMRNKLVEALKAHLAEKEEATGAEQMRGFEKWLLLQILDHHWKEHLLAMDHLRQSVGLRGYAQKNPIQEYKHESYELFSSMLGKIRTETVISLFRVEVKEPEPQPEPEKIKYNIVNKEPEAVTETYQRQGEKIGRNDPCPCGSGKKYKQCHGKKR
- the argJ gene encoding bifunctional glutamate N-acetyltransferase/amino-acid acetyltransferase ArgJ; protein product: MPVLPYTLQKPLPVPGFKVGSASCGVKSADLKGKRQDVTLIVADVPAQAAAVFTQNAFRAACVDLGEQTVREHATNIRAIVANAGNANAGVGEMERVWSQQLIDLGAEVAEVSSYQVLSASTGVIGEPFPIERIRDAIDEAGSSLAEDNWLQAAEAIRTTDTFAKYTSRQFETNGKTYTITGVSKGSGMIHPNMATMLGFMATDAPIRAEVLQDILSRVTDESFNSISVDGDTSTNDTVYLLSSGLGLGDTELQDITVFEKALSEVAIELAQLIVRDGEGVTKFVTIEVSGAENETQARELGRTIAVSPLVKTAFAGSDANWGRIIMAIGNSGSYIQSDKVSIKADDVLILKDGNLHPDYRDDMGMAVFAKQEFTLSVDIGLGDASAKVWTGDLTHEYITINAEYRS